Proteins encoded by one window of Cannabis sativa cultivar Pink pepper isolate KNU-18-1 chromosome 4, ASM2916894v1, whole genome shotgun sequence:
- the LOC115714715 gene encoding uncharacterized protein LOC115714715, with protein MSTQSSRGLNLRGYRRRKAALDLDLNSAPPGDIWGQEGTSTQVRSQESQSRPQGNSIPITTIDVEAIDDDVIESSPRAFAAAKNNRRNRGITGMNVVDVESEEWNRITHINKRRRTAPNQTIINCDFYINLESSANSTSEVVPKPPPPPKEPTFSCPICMGHLVEEMSTKCGHIFCKACIKAAIAAQGKCPTCRKRVTSKELIRVFLPAAS; from the exons ATGAGCACACAGAGCAGCAGGGGGTTGAATCTAAGGGGGTACCGGCGAAGGAAGGCTGCATTGGACTTAGACCTTAATAGTGCACCACCAGGTGATATTTGGGGTCAGGAGGGCACATCAACTCAAGTGAGAAGTCAGGAATCACAATCTAGACCACAAGGAAACTCCATTCCTATAACCACAATTGATGTTGAGGCAATTGATGATGATGTCATTGAATCTTCGCCGAGGGCATTTGCTGCG GCTAAAAACAATAGAAGGAATCGTGGGATCACTGGGATGAATGTTGTTGATGTGGAATCAG AAGAGTGGAATAGGATTACTCACATTAACAAGCGCAGAAGAACTGCACCAAATCAGACTATCATTAATTGTGATTTTTACATAAATTTGGAAAGCAGTGCAAACTCCACG AGTGAAGTTGTCCCGAAGCCACCTCCACCACCAAAGGAGCCCACTTTTAGCTGCCCAATTTGCATGGGTCATTTGGTTGAGGAAATGTCCACTAAATGTGGTCATATTTTCTGCAAGGCATGCATTAAGGCTGCAATTGCAGCACAGGGTAAATGCCCTACTTGTAGGAAAAGAGTTACTTCAAAAGAACTCATTAGAGTGTTCCTTCCTGCGGCTAGTTGA
- the LOC115712107 gene encoding uncharacterized protein LOC115712107 produces MVREQSVESFYSKLRQSAKESSNSHLLIFPSTSDADSLCALKIIFNVLESDSVRYACYPVSSFQEIHKYAGSDLSSSSEKPVSILLINWGCHRDLRKVLKLGPAARVFVVDSHRPIHLHNLCEQNDRVVVLYTLDDENQSDLAYDFDVSALANASEMNSDDEADEDSESDDDDDSESESEGEEEAGRGSRKRRRVSPENEDDPVQLFRKLKKEYYRMGTFHGKPSGCLMYELSHSLRKNTNELLWLACVSLTDQFVHERLTDERYQAGVMELEQHINSSGNLDAVTSVTLKDGTKIRAPCASRIAYEDEPRLMLLQEWNLFDSMLCSSYMATKLKTWSDNGMKKLKLLLARMGFALVDCQQKFQYMNLEVKKKMKDEFERFLPEYGLTDFYYRSFLRLHGYSSRVSAADVVYGVTALLESFVKTDGSCASKQFGVAYDALSLGNLDKLKDGMQHAIKIQRAILRQGSTAITKSGCIRSGRKFRWVKLEDSVDTKLLGYPQALTKFCYFLMDALREKGARMKPLLCACLLHEPNKVLIVGVCGKPRLGAVQGNAFGIAFRNAAEEIGAEFFHELFESSWIVLDTASVNSFMVRLTEKL; encoded by the coding sequence ATGGTGAGGGAGCAAAGTGTCGAGTCTTTTTACTCAAAGCTCCGTCAATCGGCGAAGGAGTCTTCTAATTCTCATCTCTTGATATTTCCGTCAACTTCAGATGCGGATTCACTTTGCGCTCTTAAAATCATTTTCAACGTTCTTGAATCTGATTCGGTTCGATATGCTTGTTACCCGGTTTCTTCTTTTCAAGAAATTCACAAATATGCAGGTTCAGATTTGTCTTCTTCGTCTGAGAAACCTGTTTCTATACTTTTGATTAATTGGGGATGTCACCGGGACTTGAGGAAAGTTTTGAAATTAGGGCCGGCGGCGCGGGTTTTTGTTGTTGATAGTCACCGTCCGATTCATTTGCATAATTTGTGTGAGCAGAATGATCGAGTGGTTGTGCTTTATACTTTGGATGATGAAAACCAGTCTGATTTGGCGTATGATTTTGATGTTTCGGCTTTGGCTAATGCGAGTGAGATGAATAGTGATGACGAGGCTGATGAAGATTCGGAAagcgatgatgatgatgacagCGAAAGTGAAAGTGAAGGGGAAGAAGAAGCTGGTCGTGGGTCGAGGAAGCGAAGGAGAGTTTCTCCAGAAAATGAAGACGATCCAGTTCAGCTTTTTCGGAAACTGAAAAAGGAGTATTATCGAATGGGTACGTTTCATGGTAAACCTTCTGGTTGTTTAATGTATGAATTGTCACATTCTTTAAGGAAGAACACAAACGAATTGCTGTGGTTAGCTTGTGTTTCGTTGACTGATCAGTTCGTTCATGAGCGTTTAACTGATGAAAGATACCAAGCTGGGGTTATGGAGCTTGAACAACATATAAACAGTTCGGGTAATTTGGATGCTGTAACTTCTGTAACTCTTAAAGATGGAACAAAGATTCGTGCACCCTGTGCTTCTAGAATTGCTTATGAAGATGAGCCTAGACTAATGTTGTTACAAGAATGGAATTTGTTTGATTCAATGCTTTGTTCATCGTATATGGCAACTAAATTGAAAACCTGGAGTGATAATGGGATGAAAAAGCTTAAGCTTCTTCTTGCCCGGATGGGATTTGCACTTGTGGATTGCCAACAGAAGTTTCAGTACATGAATCTTgaagtgaagaagaagatgaaagaTGAGTTTGAACGGTTTCTACCCGAGTATGGACTTACTGATTTCTATTACAGGAGTTTCTTGAGGCTACATGGCTATAGTTCAAGGGTTTCTGCTGCAGATGTTGTCTATGGAGTTACTGCTCTTCTTGAGTCTTTTGTGAAAACAGATGGCTCTTGTGCATCTAAGCAGTTCGGTGTGGCCTATGATGCTTTGTCGTTGGGCAATCTTGATAAGCTCAAAGATGGAATGCAACATGCTATTAAGATACAAAGAGCGATTCTCAGACAGGGAAGCACAGCGATAACTAAGAGCGGTTGTATAAGAAGTGGAAGGAAGTTCCGGTGGGTGAAGCTTGAAGATTCAGTGGATACAAAACTATTGGGGTACCCACAAGCATTGACtaagttttgttattttttgatgGATGCTCTGCGGGAAAAAGGCGCTAGAATGAAACCTTTGCTATGTGCTTGCTTGTTGCATGAGCCCAACAAGGTGTTGATTGTAGGGGTTTGCGGAAAGCCTCGACTTGGGGCTGTTCAAGGAAATGCATTTGGAATTGCATTTAGGAATGCAGCTGAGGAGATTGGAGCAGAGTTCTTCCATGAATTGTTTGAGTCTTCTTGGATTGTATTAGATACTGCTTCTGTCAATTCTTTTATGGTAAGGTTAACCGAGAAGCTCTGA
- the LOC115712951 gene encoding RPM1-interacting protein 4 isoform X1, which translates to MAQQRSHVPKFGNWENEDNVPYTAYFDKARKGRTGAKMINPNDPEENPDAYSSSADTSLTKGNADGGKPVEQPVVVKTTHERHRSKEDNDLRQFSNSPGHHNNTARRASNDLSNQRHVGGVGGGGGRGRPARPSVGSEQSIEKSPLHRQARAAGRDSPSWEGKSSYEGSHGTPGRSRLRPRSDDTPDHGAAVPKFGEWDETNPASADGFTHIFNKVREERQTGAGRVGTPEPSYPHRRPDSNDAAKGCCFPWCRK; encoded by the exons ATGGCA CAGCAACGGTCACATGTACCAAAGTTTGGTAACTGGGAAAATGAAGATAATGTTCCATACACCGCCTATTTTGACAAGGCTCGAAAGGGCCGAACAGGGGCTAAGATGATTAATCCAAATGATCCCGAAGAGAATCCAGATGCTTACTCATCTTCAGCTGATACTTCTCTTACTAAAGGCAATGCTGATGGTGGTAAACCAGTAGAGCAGCCTGTTGTAGTGAAAACAACTCATGAAAGGCATAGAAGCAAGGAGGATAATGATTTAAGGCAATTCTCAAATTCCCCGGGACATCATAACAACACCGCTCGTAGGGCCAGCAATGACTTATCGAATCAACGTCATGTTGGAGgtgttggtggtggtggtggtcgtGGAAGACCTGCAAGACCAAGTGTTGGATCCGAACAAAGTATTGAAAAGTCGCCTCTTCATCGCCAAGCGAGGGCTGCAGGAAGAGATTCACCATCTTGGGAAGGAAAGAGTTCTTATGAAGGTAGCCATGGTACTCCTGGAAGATCTAGATTGAGACCTCGCAGCGATGATACT CCTGATCATGGTGCTGCTGTTCCGAAATTCGGGGAGTGGGATGAAACAAACCCTGCATCAGCTGATGGTTTTACTCACATATTTAACAAAGTCCGCGAAGAGAGGCAGACTGGAGCAGGTAGAGTTGGCACACCCGAGCCATCTTACCCCCATCGGAGGCCAGATTCTAATGATGCTGCCAAG gGCTGCTGTTTCCCATGGTGCAGAAAATAG
- the LOC115712951 gene encoding RPM1-interacting protein 4 isoform X2, giving the protein MAQRSHVPKFGNWENEDNVPYTAYFDKARKGRTGAKMINPNDPEENPDAYSSSADTSLTKGNADGGKPVEQPVVVKTTHERHRSKEDNDLRQFSNSPGHHNNTARRASNDLSNQRHVGGVGGGGGRGRPARPSVGSEQSIEKSPLHRQARAAGRDSPSWEGKSSYEGSHGTPGRSRLRPRSDDTPDHGAAVPKFGEWDETNPASADGFTHIFNKVREERQTGAGRVGTPEPSYPHRRPDSNDAAKGCCFPWCRK; this is encoded by the exons ATGGCA CAACGGTCACATGTACCAAAGTTTGGTAACTGGGAAAATGAAGATAATGTTCCATACACCGCCTATTTTGACAAGGCTCGAAAGGGCCGAACAGGGGCTAAGATGATTAATCCAAATGATCCCGAAGAGAATCCAGATGCTTACTCATCTTCAGCTGATACTTCTCTTACTAAAGGCAATGCTGATGGTGGTAAACCAGTAGAGCAGCCTGTTGTAGTGAAAACAACTCATGAAAGGCATAGAAGCAAGGAGGATAATGATTTAAGGCAATTCTCAAATTCCCCGGGACATCATAACAACACCGCTCGTAGGGCCAGCAATGACTTATCGAATCAACGTCATGTTGGAGgtgttggtggtggtggtggtcgtGGAAGACCTGCAAGACCAAGTGTTGGATCCGAACAAAGTATTGAAAAGTCGCCTCTTCATCGCCAAGCGAGGGCTGCAGGAAGAGATTCACCATCTTGGGAAGGAAAGAGTTCTTATGAAGGTAGCCATGGTACTCCTGGAAGATCTAGATTGAGACCTCGCAGCGATGATACT CCTGATCATGGTGCTGCTGTTCCGAAATTCGGGGAGTGGGATGAAACAAACCCTGCATCAGCTGATGGTTTTACTCACATATTTAACAAAGTCCGCGAAGAGAGGCAGACTGGAGCAGGTAGAGTTGGCACACCCGAGCCATCTTACCCCCATCGGAGGCCAGATTCTAATGATGCTGCCAAG gGCTGCTGTTTCCCATGGTGCAGAAAATAG